A region from the Branchiostoma lanceolatum isolate klBraLanc5 chromosome 2, klBraLanc5.hap2, whole genome shotgun sequence genome encodes:
- the LOC136427815 gene encoding uncharacterized protein: MSPSKVELQPRPSHCDDQPVVPAGMAETEEHPDHGAHHVHFGRTDRTEFSVTAPAHAEGTAPGQQHGHEQYNNNSSNSGGSNNNNNNNSGARAPRSILRKEEHNFDHEPGSDLDIPLPEHLSHRRRSLRLSPTHLQHGHRRATYTPTSSRGSLSQLVAQHRRESMISTAGSHVSVASDCEWYSELTDAQMAAARETLYLLDTSTPGNLDLDQLYSTLKPLALDAGVTRQEVYQVMQILSKDSDRLEFGDFLYALANIEEKDKAEIEPIEKSSRVTVYTHRQGVLYTAIAVLSMREAAKSLGDIERYYSMKRRLAPEVLSHYTAGARLIGLTERQLTRHMSRLHKAFKLTDEERESPYAKPLPFVASTPQKKLQSSAGPKIAWGAKKEGDRVGKAGPAVSVDGTSPASGRPRTAPTTTTRQGARVSSGRAASAKSLRKPNVSYRLHRANVPLPAMPSSEIVTFDDLSDMRKKASAEIERYYQGLRRFSVEQAKNFSEKLVVEDIPDQLLDNYHQVSKAYLPQRECEAFVIAPWVNTRNSLFIRYKGPSRPRSAFS, translated from the exons ATGTCCCCCTCGAAAGTAGAGTTACAGCCACGCCCCTCCCACTGTGACGACCAGCCGGTGGTTCCAGCAGGGATGGCGGAGACCGAGGAACATCCGGACCACGGTGCACACCACGTCCACTTCGGCAGGACGGACCGTACGGAGTTCAGCGTCACAGCTCCGGCACATGCCGAGGGGACTGCCCCTGGTCAACAACATGGCCACGAGCAGtataacaacaacagcagcaacagcgGCGGgagtaacaacaacaacaacaacaacagcggtGCCAGGGCGCCACGGAGTATTCTCAGGAAGGAAGAACACAACTTTGACCACGAACCTGGGTCTGACTTGGATATACCATTACCGGAACATCTCTCACACAGG CGCCGGTCACTCCGACTGTCTCCGACACACCTGCAACACGGCCACAGACGCGCGACCTATACACCTACCTCCTCTCGAGGCTCCCTGT CTCAGTTAGTGGCTCAGCACAGGCGCGAGAGCATGATTAGTACGGCGGGCAGTCATGTGAGCGTCGCTTCGGACTGCGAGTGGTACTCTGAGCTGACAGACGCCCAGATGGCAGCAGCTAGGGAGACCCTATATCTGCTGGATACATCTACACCTGGCAACCTGGACCTGGATCAACTGTACAGCACACTCAAG CCCCTGGCCCTGGACGCAGGTGTGACTAGACAGGAGGTGTACCAGGTGATGCAGATCCTCAGTAAGGACTCCGACCGGCTGGAGTTCGGGGACTTTCTGTACGCACTGGCTAACATTGAGGAGAAAG ACAAAGCCGAAATTGAGCCTATAGAAAAGTCTAGCCGCGTCACTGTCTACACACACCGCCAGGGGGTTCTGTACACGGCCATCGCTGTTCTGTCCATGCGGGAGGCTGCCAAGTCACTTGGCGACATCGAACGGTACTACAGCATGAAGCGACGCTTGGCACCAGAG GTTCTCTCCCACTACACGGCCGGGGCCCGGCTGATCGGCCTGACAGAGCGACAACTTACACGCCACATGTCCCGCCTACATAAGGCCTTCAAGCTCACTGATGAAGAGAGAGAATCACCATACGCTAAACCCCTCCCCTTTGTCGCATCTACGCCCCAAAAGAAGCTTCAGTCCAGCGCGGGACCTAAGATCGCCTGGGGGGCTAAGAAGGAAGGTGACCGAGTTGGTAAGGCAGgtcccgccgtctctgttgacgGGACGAGTCCAGCTAGCGGCCGTCCGAGAACTGCACCTACCACCACTACCCGACAGGGGGCGCGCGTGTCTTCAGGTCGGGCAGCATCAG CCAAGTCGCTGCGCAAACCGAACGTGTCCTACCGCCTCCACCGGGCCAACGTGCCGCTGCCAGCCATGCCGTCCTCCGAGATCGTCACCTTCGACGACCTGTCCGACATGCGGAAAAAG GCGTCCGCGGAGATTGAGCGGTACTACCAGGGCCTGCGTAGGTTCTCTGTGGAGCAGGCTAAAAACTTCAGCGAGAAGCTCGTG GTGGAAGACATTCCGGATCAGCTGCTGGACAACTATCACCAGGTGTCCAAGGCCTACCTGCCTCAGCGGGAATGCGAAGCCTTCGTCATCGCACCCTGGGTCAACACCCGCAACAGCCTCTTCATTAGGTACAAAGGACCGTCCAGGCCTCGTAGCGCCTTCTCCTAA